A window of the Oryza brachyantha chromosome 5, ObraRS2, whole genome shotgun sequence genome harbors these coding sequences:
- the LOC102718927 gene encoding uncharacterized protein LOC102718927: protein MAEDSGAILRHISSLKDMLDKVNKEIEQNIQKTREIESEIVRHSETEKEYLMKESELMKGVSIAEFELNGIIQLAAAETDSLKVMEGNLEFQKATLNGIRKRFSKKMEKFIEESKGFQANMLGDLNKDLVLLLKEKGSLGDECENLKRKVNTIECSSHDYIADTLQELNMDNSVLESELQYRISEYMDVLKDISNLKALFSSTNS, encoded by the exons ATGGCGGAGGACTCCGGTGCCATCCTCCGCCACATATCCTCCCTCAAGGACATGCTCGACAAG GTTAACAAAGAGATTgaacaaaatattcaaaagACAAGGGAAATAGAGTCAGAAATAGTGAGGCATTCTGAAACTGAAAAGGAGTATCTCATGAAAGAGTCTGAACTAATGAAAGGAGTATCAATTGCTGAGTTTGAACTCAATGGTATTATACAACTGGCTG CTGCTGAAACAGACTCACTTAAAGTGATGGAAGGCAATTTGGAATTCCAGAAAGCTACTCTGAATGGAATTAGGAAAAGATTTTCTAAGAAAAT GGAGAAGTTTATCGAAGAATCTAAGGGGTTTCAGGCTAACATGCTTGGAGATTTGAACAAGGATTTAGTTCTTCTACTTAAGGAGAAAGGTTCACTAGGGGATGAGTGTGAGAACCTAAAAAGGAAGGTCAACACAATAGAATGTTCATCACATGATTACATTGCTGACACTCTTCAGGAGCTAAATATGGATAATTCAG TTTTGGAATCTGAATTACAGTATAGGATTTCAGAATATATGGATGTTCTGAAGGATATAAGCAACCTGAAGGCTTTATTTAGCTCGACTAATTCTTAG
- the LOC102704062 gene encoding putative pentatricopeptide repeat-containing protein At1g19290 gives MPHGCRFLRPPSFTCRHRRHRRLHSSIPRSDANADGTEAGATTDTTLLGRLTRLLLLNRFAAAARLLSSSPLTPALLHAALRRVRLDPDAALHLFHLASFRPSLVSHAQLLHILARARRFHDARALLSSLLSARPLDEPLFPHLAQVYRDFSFSAISFDLLLRAHADAGQLSNALNVFDGMGKVGCRPSLRSCNRLLNKLVQAGDAGMAVTVYEQMRIAGISPDEFTIAIMVNAYCRGGRVAQAVEFVEEMGRMGLEVNLVAYHALMDCYCGMGHTEDARRILQSLQRKGLSPNVVTYTLLVKGYCKNGRMEEAEKVVREMKESGDIIVDEVAYGMMINGYCQRGRMEDATRVRNEMREAGLDVNLFVYNTMINGYCKLGRMEEVQIVLQEMEDTGVRLDKYSYNTLIDGYCRAGYMSKAFEICRMMARNGLAATALTYNTLLKGFCYIHAIDDALRLWFLMLKRGVAPNEISCSTLLDGLFKAGWEVG, from the exons ATGCCTCACGGCTGCCGCTTCCTTCGACCCCCCTCCTTCACCTGCCGTCAccgccgacaccgccgcctccactcCTCCATACCACGCTCCGACGCCAACGCCGATGGCACCGAGGCGGGCGCCACCACCGACACCACCCTCCTGGGCCGTCTCACCCGGCTTCTCCTCCTCAACCgctttgccgccgccgcgcgcctctTATCGTCCTCGCCCCTCACCCCTGCtctcctccacgccgccctccgccgcgtccgcctCGACCCCGATGCCGCCCTCCACCTCTTCCACCTCGCCTCGTTCCGCCCCTCCCTCGTCTCCCACGCCCAGCTGCTCCACatcctcgcccgcgcccgccgttTCCACGAcgcccgcgccctcctctcttccctcCTCTCTGCGCGCCCCCTTGACGAACCTCTCTTTCCCCACCTCGCTCAAGTCTACAGAGACTTCTCCTTCTCCGCTATCTCCttcgacctcctcctccgcgcccaTGCCGACGCTGGTCAGCTTTCCAACGCCCTCAACGTGTTCGACGGAATGGGAAAGGTCGGTTGCCGCCCGTCCCTTCGGTCCTGTAATCGCCTTCTCAATAAGCTGGTGCAAGCTGGGGATGCGGGCATGGCTGTCACGGTGTATGAACAGATGCGGATTGCTGGAATATCACCGGATGAATTCACAATTGCTATCATGGTAAATGCATACTGCAGGGGCGGGAGGGTGGCACAGGCAGTGGAGTTCGTGGAGGAAATGGGAAGGATGGGTTTGGAAGTGAACCTGGTGGCATATCATGCGTTGATGGATTGTTATTGTGGGATGGGACACACCGAGGATGCGAGAAGGATATTGCAGTCGCTGCAGAGAAAGGGCTTGTCACCAAATGTGGTTACGTATACCCTTCTTGTGAAGGGTTACTGTAAGAATGGGAGGATGGAAGAAGCTGAGAAAGTGGTGAGGGAGATGAAGGAAAGTGGGGATATTATAGTTGACGAGGTGGCTTATGGTATGATGATCAATGGCTATTGCCAAAGGGGGAGAATGGAGGATGCAACTAGGGTAAGAAATGAGATGAGGGAGGCAGGGCTAGATGTTAACTTATTTGTCTATAACACAATGATCAACGGATATTGCAAGCTGGGGAGAATGGAAGAAGTACAAATTGTTTTACAGGAAATGGAGGATACAGGAGTGAGGCTGGATAAATACAGTTACAATACTCTAATAGATGGGTATTGCAGAGCTGGTTACATGAGCAAGGCATTTGAAATATGTCGTATGATGGCAAGGAATGGTCTCGCAGCAACTGCATTGACATATAACACACTTCTGAAAGGTTTTTGCTACATCCATGCTATTGATGATGCACTTAGATTATGGTTTTTGATGCTGAAGAGGGGTGTGGCACCTAATGAAATTAGCTGTAGCACTTTGTTGGATGGTTTGTTCAAGGCAG GTTGGGAGGTTggctga